From the genome of Muricauda sp. SCSIO 64092, one region includes:
- a CDS encoding IS1182 family transposase: MSRKQVWKTDSQSQLSLLPPSYDDLVPVNHPVRVVNTILESIDLGGLEATYKGGGTSSYHPKVLLKILVYAYLRNLYSSRKIERALSENVHFMWLSGCSIPDHNTINNFRSGRLKGRFKAIFNQVVALLAEQGYLSLRDIYVDGTKIEANANRYTFVWAKGTKTSRRRIEKQLRELWSYVEKVYAQEEQLPNEPSFAAIDPEEVTKTVDTINDALKDKEVDKKVKQKLTYAKKNWPDKVAKYNEQDKILGNRGSYSKTDPDATFMRMKDDHMKNGQLKAGYNIQGSSNNQFLVNYTLEQSPTDTTTLPGHLEEHQSSFGQMPGRVTADSGYGSEENYQKMEDQGIDAFVKYNYFHKEQQEAKSGKVKKPFTVDKLHYNEQTDTYYCPMGQGMTHIGSFQRTTKKGYLQTIHQYQAKNCSGCPIRPLCHKAKGNRVVERNHNLERHKQRAREKLLSEDGIAHRKQRCWDIEAIFGNIKQNMAFKRFMLRGIEKVETEFGLIAMAHNLKKLSLAL; the protein is encoded by the coding sequence ATGAGCCGAAAACAAGTCTGGAAGACCGATTCCCAATCCCAATTGAGCCTATTGCCGCCGAGTTATGACGATTTAGTACCGGTGAACCACCCGGTCCGTGTTGTCAACACAATTTTGGAAAGTATAGATCTGGGCGGTTTGGAGGCCACCTATAAGGGAGGCGGCACATCCAGCTACCATCCTAAGGTACTGTTGAAGATATTGGTCTATGCCTATTTGCGTAACCTTTACTCCTCACGCAAGATAGAACGGGCCTTATCGGAGAATGTACACTTTATGTGGCTCTCGGGCTGTTCCATCCCTGACCACAATACGATAAACAACTTCCGTTCAGGAAGGCTCAAGGGCAGGTTCAAGGCCATATTCAACCAAGTGGTGGCACTGTTGGCCGAGCAGGGCTACCTAAGCCTGAGGGACATTTATGTGGACGGCACCAAGATAGAGGCCAATGCCAACCGTTACACCTTTGTCTGGGCAAAGGGGACCAAGACCTCGCGCAGGCGTATCGAGAAGCAGTTAAGGGAACTATGGTCGTATGTCGAGAAGGTATATGCCCAAGAGGAACAATTGCCCAATGAGCCAAGCTTCGCGGCCATTGACCCTGAAGAAGTAACCAAAACCGTCGATACCATTAATGATGCCCTTAAGGATAAGGAAGTGGACAAGAAGGTAAAGCAGAAGCTCACCTATGCCAAGAAGAACTGGCCGGACAAAGTGGCCAAGTACAATGAGCAGGATAAGATACTTGGCAATCGTGGCAGTTACAGCAAGACCGACCCCGATGCCACCTTCATGCGGATGAAGGATGACCATATGAAGAACGGACAGTTGAAAGCGGGCTACAACATCCAGGGGTCATCCAACAACCAGTTCCTTGTCAATTACACTTTGGAACAAAGCCCTACCGACACTACAACACTTCCCGGCCACCTTGAAGAACACCAAAGCAGTTTTGGCCAAATGCCGGGAAGGGTGACCGCTGACTCAGGCTATGGCAGTGAGGAAAACTATCAAAAGATGGAAGATCAGGGCATCGATGCCTTTGTCAAGTACAATTATTTCCACAAAGAACAACAGGAGGCCAAGTCGGGCAAGGTCAAAAAGCCCTTTACCGTGGACAAGCTCCATTATAATGAACAAACCGACACCTATTATTGCCCTATGGGTCAAGGGATGACCCATATTGGAAGCTTTCAACGGACCACTAAGAAGGGATACCTACAGACCATACACCAATACCAGGCCAAAAACTGTTCGGGATGTCCCATCCGCCCCCTCTGCCACAAGGCCAAAGGCAATAGGGTCGTGGAACGCAACCATAACCTGGAACGCCACAAACAAAGGGCAAGGGAAAAACTGCTCTCCGAAGATGGTATCGCCCACCGCAAACAAAGGTGCTGGGACATAGAGGCCATTTTTGGAAACATAAAGCAGAACATGGCATTCAAACGCTTTATGTTAAGGGGGATCGAAAAGGTAGAGACCGAATTTGGACTCATTGCAATGGCACATAACCTCAAAAAGCTAAGTCTGGCCCTTTGA
- the pyrR gene encoding bifunctional pyr operon transcriptional regulator/uracil phosphoribosyltransferase PyrR yields MSQRILLSAKEIDIILHRLACQLQENHLDFTDTVLIGIQPRGIFLAERLAKMLREDYRIKNVKLGSLDITFYRDDFRRGEKTLQANKTKIDFLVEDKKVVFVDDVLYTGRSIRAALTAIQSFGRPQEIELLTLIDRRFSRHLPIQPNYKGRQVDAINNERVNVMWKENDGEDAVYIVEKV; encoded by the coding sequence ATGAGTCAAAGAATCCTGCTTTCGGCCAAAGAAATCGATATCATTCTTCATCGTTTGGCTTGTCAATTGCAGGAAAACCATTTGGATTTTACGGATACCGTTCTCATAGGAATACAGCCCAGGGGCATTTTTCTGGCGGAGAGACTGGCCAAAATGCTAAGGGAGGATTATCGCATAAAGAATGTCAAGCTTGGCTCTTTGGACATCACGTTTTATAGGGATGATTTTAGGCGCGGGGAAAAAACACTCCAAGCCAACAAGACTAAAATTGACTTTTTGGTCGAAGATAAAAAAGTGGTCTTTGTGGACGATGTACTGTATACCGGGCGAAGTATTCGCGCCGCACTAACGGCCATCCAATCTTTTGGAAGACCCCAGGAAATAGAATTGTTGACACTGATCGATAGAAGATTTAGCCGACATTTGCCCATTCAACCCAATTACAAGGGAAGGCAGGTTGATGCCATAAACAACGAACGTGTCAATGTGATGTGGAAGGAAAATGATGGCGAAGATGCGGTCTATATAGTTGAAAAGGTATGA
- a CDS encoding aspartate carbamoyltransferase catalytic subunit — protein MSTLSVDHLLGIKYLTKEDIDLIFETADHFKEVINRSIKKVPTLRDITIANIFFENSTRTKLSFELAEKRLSADVINFSASQSSVKKGETLIDTVNNILSMKVDMVVMRHPNPGAGIFLSKHVDASIVNAGDGAHEHPTQALLDSYSIRERLGNVAGKNVVIVGDILHSRVALSNIFALQLQGANVKVCGPKTLLPKYIESLGVGVETNLKSALQWCDVANMLRVQNERLDVSYFPTTREYTQQYGLNKKLLQELDREIVVMHPGPINRGVEITSDVADSGQSIILEQVENGVAIRMAVIYLLASKIK, from the coding sequence ATGAGTACACTGAGTGTGGATCATTTATTGGGAATAAAGTACCTTACCAAAGAGGATATCGATCTTATTTTTGAAACTGCAGATCATTTTAAGGAAGTCATCAATCGATCCATAAAAAAGGTTCCCACGCTTAGGGATATTACCATTGCCAATATTTTCTTTGAAAATTCGACCCGAACAAAACTATCTTTCGAATTGGCAGAGAAACGGCTGTCGGCTGATGTGATCAATTTTTCGGCATCACAATCCTCGGTCAAAAAAGGGGAAACGCTCATAGATACCGTCAATAATATCCTATCCATGAAGGTGGATATGGTAGTAATGCGACATCCAAATCCCGGGGCAGGTATTTTTTTGTCCAAGCATGTGGACGCTTCCATTGTGAATGCTGGGGACGGTGCGCATGAACATCCAACACAGGCGTTGTTGGATTCCTATTCCATCCGTGAACGATTGGGCAATGTGGCCGGCAAAAACGTGGTTATAGTAGGGGATATATTGCATTCCAGGGTTGCCCTATCCAATATTTTTGCGCTTCAGCTTCAAGGGGCAAATGTTAAGGTTTGTGGGCCAAAGACCTTATTGCCCAAATATATTGAGTCTTTGGGGGTGGGCGTGGAGACCAATCTCAAAAGCGCCTTGCAATGGTGTGATGTGGCCAATATGCTGCGGGTCCAAAATGAACGTTTGGACGTAAGCTATTTTCCTACCACAAGGGAATATACGCAGCAGTATGGATTAAATAAAAAACTTCTTCAGGAGTTGGATAGGGAAATTGTAGTAATGCACCCAGGACCTATAAACAGAGGGGTTGAAATTACAAGTGATGTGGCAGATTCCGGTCAGTCCATCATTCTGGAACAAGTGGAAAATGGAGTAGCCATAAGAATGGCGGTCATTTATCTTTTGGCATCAAAAATTAAATAA
- a CDS encoding ribonuclease Z produces MIFDKKGTTTTVFQENIALATFLQNLNTSYPKLKHDNIIINLFSFDSLSSNDVLEFLELSNTHRSSGKSFVLVTDKVPYDEIPEEICLVPTLQEAKDIIEMEEIERDLGL; encoded by the coding sequence ATGATTTTCGACAAAAAAGGAACCACAACCACTGTGTTCCAGGAAAATATAGCTTTGGCAACATTTCTTCAGAATTTAAATACATCCTATCCCAAATTAAAACATGATAATATTATTATCAATCTATTTTCTTTCGATAGCCTTTCCTCAAATGATGTCCTTGAATTTTTAGAACTTTCCAATACCCATAGAAGTTCCGGCAAATCTTTTGTGCTCGTTACCGATAAGGTCCCCTATGATGAAATTCCCGAGGAAATCTGTTTGGTCCCCACCTTGCAGGAAGCAAAAGACATTATTGAGATGGAGGAAATAGAACGGGATTTAGGTTTGTAA
- a CDS encoding four helix bundle protein: MDRSKNIIQQRTFALALRVIQLVEYLEKEEREYVLSKQLMRSGTAVGALFREAEHVESKKDFIPKMSISLKEANETKYSLDLLAESGLVTKEGLTQLQEDGIEVIKILVSIVKSSKNNV, from the coding sequence TTGGACAGATCGAAAAATATAATTCAACAAAGAACATTTGCCCTTGCCCTAAGAGTGATTCAATTGGTTGAATACCTTGAAAAAGAAGAAAGGGAATACGTTCTTTCCAAACAGTTGATGCGCTCAGGTACTGCCGTTGGAGCTTTGTTCAGAGAGGCCGAACATGTGGAAAGTAAAAAAGACTTCATCCCTAAAATGTCCATATCGCTAAAAGAAGCCAATGAGACCAAGTATTCGCTGGACCTTTTGGCAGAATCCGGATTGGTTACCAAAGAGGGGTTGACTCAGCTCCAAGAAGACGGTATAGAAGTAATTAAGATTTTGGTTTCAATTGTAAAATCGAGTAAAAATAATGTGTGA
- a CDS encoding ribonuclease Z: MKLTILGCYSATPRTMTNPTSQILEIKNHMFLIDCGEGTQVQLRKAKIKFSRINHIFISHLHGDHFFGLPGLISTFRLLGRKRELHVYGPKGIKEAVTLFLKLGDSWTNYPLIFHELISKERELVFEDEKVTVTTIPLEHRVYTNGFLFKEKEASRTLNIEAVSQYGIDKSQFNNIKNGRDMVLEDGRLVENKKLTFDPPPPKSYAFCTDTTYKENIVPQIENVDVLYHESTFLESELHLCAKTKHSTAKQAAGIAKKANAGALILGHYSTRYKSLELFRQEAAQVFDKVLLADDGKVFEF, encoded by the coding sequence GTGAAACTTACGATACTAGGCTGTTATTCGGCTACTCCGAGAACAATGACAAATCCTACGTCCCAGATCCTGGAGATAAAAAACCACATGTTTTTGATTGATTGTGGAGAAGGGACACAAGTTCAACTTCGCAAGGCCAAAATAAAGTTTTCACGAATCAATCATATTTTTATTTCCCATTTACACGGTGATCACTTTTTTGGATTGCCGGGCCTTATTTCTACCTTTAGATTGTTGGGTAGGAAAAGGGAACTGCACGTTTATGGTCCAAAAGGTATAAAAGAAGCCGTGACCCTTTTTTTGAAATTGGGGGATTCCTGGACCAACTATCCGCTGATCTTCCATGAGTTGATCTCAAAAGAACGGGAACTGGTCTTTGAGGATGAAAAAGTAACCGTAACCACAATCCCATTGGAACATCGGGTCTATACCAATGGTTTTTTGTTCAAGGAAAAAGAAGCGTCAAGAACGTTAAATATAGAAGCTGTTTCGCAATATGGCATTGATAAAAGCCAATTCAACAATATTAAAAATGGAAGGGATATGGTTTTGGAAGATGGAAGGCTTGTTGAAAACAAAAAGCTGACTTTTGACCCACCCCCACCAAAAAGCTATGCCTTTTGTACTGATACGACCTATAAGGAGAATATTGTTCCCCAAATTGAAAACGTGGACGTATTGTACCATGAATCCACTTTTTTGGAATCCGAACTGCATTTATGTGCGAAAACGAAACATAGTACGGCCAAACAGGCTGCAGGAATTGCAAAAAAGGCAAATGCAGGTGCCTTAATACTTGGACATTATTCCACAAGATACAAATCATTGGAGCTGTTCAGGCAGGAAGCGGCGCAAGTTTTTGACAAGGTGCTATTGGCAGATGACGGAAAGGTATTTGAGTTCTGA
- the pdxH gene encoding pyridoxamine 5'-phosphate oxidase: MQKDLSNYRKTYEKSELSEDVISDNPLELFQKWFYEVEASDGTDEPNAMTISTIGDDGFPKNRVVLLKKYTYEGFIFYTNYLSEKGRAIANDPSVCLSFFWPNLERQIIIKGRAEKIAKNLSDGYFESRPRGSQLGAIVSEQSEPIASRALLEHRLKLLESEMEGKELERPDTWGGYLVRPISMEFWQGRPNRLHDRIRYSLQEDYHWKIERLQP, from the coding sequence ATGCAAAAGGATTTGAGCAATTACCGAAAGACGTACGAAAAAAGCGAGTTGTCAGAAGATGTTATCTCGGACAATCCCCTGGAGCTTTTTCAAAAATGGTTTTATGAGGTAGAGGCATCCGATGGTACGGATGAGCCCAATGCCATGACAATCTCCACAATAGGCGACGACGGATTTCCCAAAAACCGTGTAGTACTGCTAAAAAAGTACACCTATGAAGGCTTTATTTTCTATACCAATTATTTAAGTGAGAAAGGCAGGGCCATTGCGAACGACCCCAGTGTATGTCTTTCCTTTTTTTGGCCCAACTTGGAAAGACAGATCATTATAAAGGGAAGGGCGGAGAAGATTGCCAAAAACTTGTCCGATGGTTATTTTGAATCGAGACCGCGGGGAAGCCAATTGGGGGCCATTGTTTCCGAACAGAGTGAGCCCATTGCTTCCAGGGCACTTTTGGAACATCGATTAAAGTTGTTGGAATCCGAAATGGAGGGTAAGGAATTGGAACGACCGGATACTTGGGGCGGTTATTTGGTTAGACCCATTTCCATGGAGTTCTGGCAAGGAAGGCCTAATAGGCTCCATGATAGGATCCGCTATTCCCTTCAAGAGGATTACCATTGGAAAATTGAACGATTACAACCTTAA
- a CDS encoding SixA phosphatase family protein, with protein MKNIIFVRHGKSSWDYQVDDKDRPLKERGISDAHLVVGELKKRNLRIDKCFSSPANRALHTCLIFLRNLRFDFEKFQVTEALYDFSGQSVSDFLKGLSDEDSTVMIFGHNYAFTNLVNLLGDAYIDNLPTAGMAILQVDVEHWKDVKKGKTKELVFPKELR; from the coding sequence ATGAAAAACATCATTTTTGTTAGACATGGAAAGTCATCTTGGGACTACCAGGTAGATGACAAGGACAGACCCTTAAAGGAACGCGGTATCAGCGACGCACATTTGGTCGTTGGGGAGCTCAAGAAACGCAATTTACGTATTGATAAGTGCTTTTCCAGTCCTGCAAATAGGGCACTGCATACCTGTCTCATTTTTTTGAGGAATCTCCGGTTTGATTTTGAAAAGTTCCAGGTGACCGAGGCACTTTATGATTTTTCGGGCCAGTCCGTATCGGACTTTTTAAAAGGTTTGTCGGACGAAGATTCAACGGTGATGATCTTTGGTCATAATTATGCTTTTACCAATCTTGTTAATTTGCTTGGGGATGCCTATATTGACAATCTACCCACTGCCGGTATGGCAATTTTACAGGTGGACGTGGAGCATTGGAAAGATGTAAAGAAAGGAAAAACAAAAGAATTGGTATTCCCAAAAGAATTGAGATAA
- the ppk1 gene encoding polyphosphate kinase 1, which yields MAKPKNEYVNREISWLHFNDRVLQESADKNVPLIERLRFLGIFSNNLDEFFKVRYATVKRIVDAGKSGKSVLGGQVAKDLLEEITRIVIKQQAKSLAILTKIEREFATENIFIIDETKVSEKQAPFIKDYFLRKVNPQLTTIILNNLREFPLLKDTAAYLAVRMVLNREIGTFLRKRNEVQYALIEIPKGIDRFVVLPEEDGKNYIIILDDVIRYCLDSIFTMFEYQDISAHMIKITRDAELDIDNDLSKSFIQKISSSVEGRKVSNPVRFVYDKRIKIDTLRFLKEKMDIEETDSVIPGGRYHNRRDYMGFPSLGRTDLLYDKIDPLPIKGLSLEGSIFEKIGQKDYLQYAPYHTFAYVIKFLKEAALDPFVKSIKITVYRLAKNSQVAAALVNAVKNGKEVIVQIELQARFDEQANIKYANNLQKEGIKLIFGVPGLKVHSKICLVEREEGNTVKRYGFISTGNFNESTAKIYTDYTLFTAHDGILKELDKVFGFFETTYKINKYKHLVVSPHYTKNKFSKLIDDEIANAVNGKDALIQIKMNSFTSYKMVDKLYEASRAGVKVQLIIRGICCLVPGVEGMSDNIEVISVVDKFLEHPRLFIFGNAGNPKVYISSADWMTRNLDYRVEVGCPIYDEGVKQELIDTFEISWKDNVKARVFSKVQDNAYKDDDKPLVRSQFATYDYYLKKLEE from the coding sequence ATGGCAAAACCCAAAAATGAATATGTAAATAGGGAAATAAGTTGGTTGCACTTTAATGATCGGGTACTTCAAGAAAGTGCGGATAAAAATGTCCCCCTTATAGAGAGACTTCGTTTTTTGGGAATCTTCAGTAATAATCTCGATGAATTTTTTAAGGTTCGTTATGCCACGGTAAAACGTATTGTGGATGCGGGTAAATCCGGGAAGAGCGTTCTTGGGGGTCAGGTAGCAAAGGATTTACTGGAGGAAATCACCAGAATAGTCATTAAACAACAAGCCAAGAGCTTGGCCATACTGACCAAAATTGAACGTGAGTTTGCCACGGAAAACATTTTTATCATTGATGAAACCAAAGTTTCGGAAAAACAAGCGCCCTTTATTAAGGATTACTTTCTGCGAAAGGTAAATCCGCAACTCACCACCATTATTTTGAACAACCTTAGGGAATTCCCATTGTTGAAGGATACCGCGGCTTATTTGGCGGTGCGAATGGTACTCAACAGGGAAATAGGCACCTTCCTTAGAAAACGTAACGAAGTGCAATATGCACTTATCGAAATTCCTAAGGGAATAGACCGGTTTGTGGTATTGCCGGAGGAAGATGGTAAAAATTATATCATCATCCTGGATGATGTCATACGTTATTGTTTGGACAGCATCTTTACCATGTTCGAATACCAGGATATTTCGGCACATATGATCAAGATTACCCGTGATGCCGAATTGGATATTGACAATGACCTCAGTAAAAGTTTTATCCAGAAAATATCTTCCAGTGTTGAAGGACGAAAGGTAAGTAACCCTGTACGATTTGTCTATGACAAACGAATTAAGATAGATACGCTTCGTTTTCTCAAGGAAAAAATGGACATAGAGGAAACGGATAGCGTAATTCCTGGAGGGCGGTACCATAATAGACGGGATTATATGGGATTCCCAAGCCTGGGCAGAACAGATCTGTTATATGATAAGATCGATCCCCTCCCTATTAAGGGCTTGTCCCTTGAGGGTAGTATCTTTGAGAAAATAGGTCAAAAGGACTATTTGCAATATGCGCCTTACCATACGTTTGCCTACGTCATCAAGTTTTTGAAGGAAGCGGCCCTAGATCCATTTGTTAAATCGATAAAAATCACAGTTTACCGATTGGCAAAAAATTCCCAGGTAGCGGCGGCCTTGGTAAATGCCGTAAAAAACGGAAAGGAAGTCATTGTTCAAATTGAGTTACAGGCGCGTTTTGATGAACAGGCGAACATTAAATATGCCAATAATCTCCAAAAAGAAGGTATAAAACTGATTTTTGGGGTCCCTGGGTTAAAGGTCCACAGTAAGATTTGTTTGGTGGAACGGGAAGAAGGGAATACCGTAAAACGGTACGGTTTTATCAGCACTGGAAATTTTAATGAGTCCACTGCAAAAATTTATACCGATTATACACTTTTTACCGCCCATGATGGCATTTTAAAGGAACTTGACAAAGTATTTGGCTTTTTTGAAACCACCTACAAGATCAATAAATACAAACATTTGGTGGTATCCCCACATTACACCAAAAATAAATTTAGCAAACTGATTGATGATGAGATAGCCAATGCTGTTAACGGGAAGGACGCTTTGATCCAGATCAAGATGAATAGCTTTACCTCCTATAAAATGGTAGATAAGCTTTACGAAGCGAGCAGGGCAGGTGTGAAAGTCCAACTTATCATCAGGGGTATTTGTTGTTTAGTGCCGGGAGTGGAGGGGATGAGTGACAATATCGAGGTCATTAGCGTGGTTGATAAATTCCTGGAGCATCCAAGGTTGTTCATTTTTGGCAATGCCGGTAATCCAAAGGTCTATATTTCCTCTGCGGACTGGATGACCCGAAATTTGGATTATCGTGTTGAGGTGGGATGTCCAATTTATGATGAAGGGGTAAAGCAGGAATTGATCGATACTTTTGAGATTTCCTGGAAGGATAATGTAAAGGCCAGGGTTTTTTCAAAGGTTCAGGACAATGCTTATAAGGATGATGACAAACCCCTTGTACGTTCCCAATTCGCAACCTATGACTACTATTTAAAAAAATTGGAAGAATAG
- a CDS encoding tRNA-(ms[2]io[6]A)-hydroxylase, protein MLGLKLPTDPRWVNIVEKNIEEILTDHAYCEQKAASTAISLIIGFPEKSELVKEMIALSREEMGHFNMVHEKILARGWTLGRERKDEYVIELMKFFPKGGSRETHLVHKLLYAALIEARSCERFRLLSEHIADSDLAEFYKKLMVSEANHYTMFLKFARKYGDRKVVDEKWQSLLDHEAEIMKNLGKKETMHG, encoded by the coding sequence ATGCTCGGATTAAAACTGCCCACCGACCCTAGATGGGTAAACATTGTTGAAAAAAACATTGAGGAAATTCTAACGGACCACGCCTATTGCGAGCAAAAAGCAGCAAGTACGGCAATATCGCTCATCATTGGTTTTCCGGAAAAATCCGAATTGGTCAAAGAAATGATTGCCCTTTCCCGTGAAGAAATGGGGCATTTTAATATGGTGCATGAAAAAATTTTAGCGCGAGGATGGACTTTGGGTAGGGAACGTAAGGATGAATACGTCATAGAACTGATGAAGTTTTTCCCCAAGGGCGGAAGCAGGGAGACCCATTTGGTACATAAACTGTTATATGCGGCCCTTATTGAAGCACGGAGCTGTGAACGCTTTAGATTGTTGTCCGAACATATTGCCGATAGCGATTTGGCGGAATTTTACAAAAAACTAATGGTAAGCGAGGCCAATCACTATACCATGTTCTTAAAGTTTGCCCGCAAATATGGGGACCGTAAAGTGGTTGATGAAAAATGGCAGTCCCTGTTGGACCATGAAGCCGAGATTATGAAAAATCTTGGTAAAAAGGAAACCATGCACGGGTAA
- a CDS encoding transmembrane 220 family protein, whose product MPNSFRFLGFLFMVLFLCAVFLQYNDPDAVTWYLAYGIGAFASLLFGLGRLKLRWAVLLSGFYIVFSIINWPEKFEGVVIGEGNIDAIEKGREALGLLISAGIMGIYALLIGKKKRLD is encoded by the coding sequence ATGCCAAATAGCTTTAGATTCCTGGGTTTCCTATTCATGGTACTTTTTTTATGTGCGGTATTTTTGCAATACAATGATCCGGATGCCGTAACATGGTATCTGGCTTATGGTATTGGAGCCTTTGCCTCCCTACTGTTTGGCCTGGGCAGGTTAAAACTCCGATGGGCAGTTTTGCTTTCCGGTTTCTATATCGTTTTTTCTATCATAAATTGGCCGGAAAAGTTTGAAGGCGTAGTTATAGGAGAGGGAAATATCGATGCCATAGAGAAGGGCAGGGAAGCCTTGGGCTTATTGATTTCTGCCGGAATAATGGGTATTTACGCTTTGTTGATCGGAAAGAAGAAAAGATTGGATTAA
- a CDS encoding transmembrane 220 family protein, which yields MPNSFRFLGFLFMVLFLCAVFLQYNDPDAVTWYLAYGIGAFASLLFGLGRLKLRWAVLLSGFYIVFSIINWPEKFEGVVIGEGNIDAIEKGREALGLLISAGIMGIYALLIGKGKKD from the coding sequence ATGCCAAATAGCTTTAGATTCCTGGGTTTCCTATTCATGGTACTTTTTTTATGTGCGGTATTTTTGCAATACAATGATCCGGATGCCGTAACATGGTATCTGGCTTATGGTATTGGAGCCTTTGCCTCCCTACTGTTTGGCCTGGGCAGGTTAAAACTCCGATGGGCAGTTTTGCTTTCCGGTTTCTATATCGTTTTTTCTATCATAAATTGGCCGGAAAAGTTTGAAGGCGTAGTTATAGGAGAGGGAAATATCGATGCCATAGAGAAGGGCAGGGAAGCCTTGGGCTTATTGATTTCTGCAGGAATAATGGGTATTTACGCTTTGTTGATTGGAAAGGGGAAAAAAGATTAG